Proteins encoded together in one Neisseria lactamica window:
- a CDS encoding DUF3418 domain-containing protein, with protein MQDTKDFSGNLKAAPSDTPRYRLTKLGEQMARLPIDPKIARILLAAKKHDCMAEILVIASALSIQDPRERPLEARDAAAKAHERFTDKQSDFLAYLNIWDSFQRERDKGLSNKQLVQWCRQYFLSHLRMREWRELHHQLAQTAIEMGLTTKEAAFRQPPTQEQLRPSESQGDQDLAAKLKQKQLDKKQHRAQIRAAKEAGYEQIHRALLTGLIANVGMKSPDGNDYTGARGSRFHLFPASALFKAKPKWVMAAELVETTRLYARDVAVIQPEWIEQEAPHLVRYHYFEPHWEQKRGEVVASERVTLYGLTVLPRRPVSYGRIAPEEAREIFIRSALVAQECDLKADFFAHNKKLIKEITELEHKSRKQDVLVNDEALFAFYNERLPDFYTADTVSDDLHPANPQQTTPSLVGEGWGEGKTVATQTNFSATAANPLPNPLPQEREQSAAASTVSDDPKTNKQPAPQKGCLKPLPLADIRTFQAWLKTAERDNPRLLFLSRDDLMQHAAAHITEEQFPKFWQTADGKFKLSYRFEPHHPLDGVTMTVPLTVLNRLHAPSLEWLVPGMLREKIQLLIKALPKQIRRICVPVPDFITKFLESNPDRQAAIIPQLAHFIAKSAGDMRILEQIDQDAWAAQELPEHCYLNLRIVDDGGQELAGGRKLHELQQQLGQAAAVTFRDNTQEFERDNVTAWDIGTLPESIKFARGKQQLTGYLGLQKEKDGRIALRLFDTTEAAEQAHRQGVIELMKLQLKEQVKDLNKGIQGFTQAAMLLKHINADTLRDDLTQAVCDRAFIGEDELPRNEKAFKEQIKRARSRLPAVKEALSRYLQETAAAYAELNGKLGKHPLTHLMRQRLQTLLAAGFATRTPWAQWPRLPIYLKAMTLRLEKYSSNPARDAAREADIRELEQMWQEKTDSLIKQGLPISDGLAGFKWMIEELRVSLFAQELKTPYPVSVKRLLKVWESLIISG; from the coding sequence ATGCAAGACACCAAAGATTTTTCAGGTAACCTGAAAGCCGCCCCATCCGATACTCCCCGCTACCGCCTGACCAAACTCGGCGAACAGATGGCGCGCCTGCCCATCGATCCCAAAATCGCGCGCATTTTGCTGGCGGCGAAGAAACACGACTGCATGGCGGAAATATTGGTGATTGCGTCCGCGCTGTCGATTCAAGACCCGCGCGAGCGGCCGTTGGAAGCGCGCGATGCCGCCGCCAAGGCGCACGAGCGTTTTACCGACAAGCAATCCGACTTCCTTGCCTACTTGAACATTTGGGACAGCTTCCAGCGCGAGCGCGACAAAGGTTTGTCCAACAAGCAGCTGGTGCAGTGGTGCCGCCAATATTTTCTGTCGCACCTGCGTATGCGCGAATGGCGCGAGCTGCACCACCAGCTTGCCCAAACTGCGATTGAAATGGGTTTGACCACCAAAGAAGCCGCGTTTAGGCAACCTCCTACCCAAGAGCAATTAAGGCCGTCTGAAAGCCAAGGCGACCAAGATTTGGCGGCCAAGCTCAAACAAAAACAACTGGACAAGAAACAACACCGCGCCCAAATCCGAGCCGCCAAAGAAGCAGGCTACGAACAAATCCACCGCGCCCTGCTGACCGGCCTCATCGCCAACGTCGGCATGAAATCTCCCGACGGCAACGACTATACCGGCGCGCGCGGCAGCCGCTTCCACCTTTTCCCCGCCTCCGCCCTGTTCAAAGCCAAACCCAAATGGGTGATGGCGGCAGAATTGGTTGAAACCACGCGCCTTTACGCGCGCGATGTCGCCGTCATCCAGCCCGAATGGATAGAGCAGGAAGCGCCGCACCTCGTCCGCTATCATTATTTCGAGCCGCACTGGGAGCAAAAACGCGGCGAAGTCGTCGCCAGCGAACGCGTGACGCTCTACGGCCTGACCGTATTGCCGCGCCGCCCCGTGTCCTACGGCAGAATCGCCCCCGAAGAAGCGCGCGAGATCTTTATCCGCAGCGCATTGGTGGCGCAGGAATGCGATTTGAAGGCAGACTTTTTTGCCCACAACAAAAAGCTGATTAAGGAAATTACCGAACTCGAACACAAATCGCGCAAGCAAGACGTATTGGTCAATGACGAAGCCCTGTTTGCGTTTTATAACGAACGCCTGCCCGATTTTTATACGGCGGACACGGTTTCAGACGACCTTCATCCTGCAAATCCGCAGCAAACTACCCCCTCCCTCGTGGGGGAGGGCTGGGGAGAGGGCAAAACAGTTGCCACACAAACCAACTTTTCCGCAACCGCAGCAAACCCTCTCCCTAACCCTCTCCCGCAGGAGAGGGAACAGAGTGCCGCAGCTTCAACAGTTTCAGACGACCCCAAAACCAATAAGCAGCCTGCACCTCAAAAAGGCTGTCTGAAACCTCTGCCCCTTGCCGATATCCGCACCTTCCAAGCCTGGCTCAAAACCGCCGAACGCGACAATCCGCGCCTGCTGTTCCTCAGCCGCGACGATTTGATGCAACACGCCGCCGCGCACATTACCGAAGAGCAGTTCCCCAAATTCTGGCAAACCGCAGACGGCAAGTTCAAACTTTCCTACCGCTTCGAGCCGCACCATCCGCTCGACGGTGTGACCATGACCGTGCCGCTGACCGTCCTCAACCGCCTGCACGCGCCGTCGCTCGAATGGCTGGTGCCCGGTATGTTACGCGAAAAAATCCAGCTGCTGATTAAAGCACTGCCGAAGCAAATCCGCCGCATTTGTGTGCCCGTGCCCGATTTCATCACCAAATTCCTCGAAAGCAATCCCGACCGCCAAGCGGCCATCATTCCCCAGTTGGCGCACTTTATCGCCAAAAGCGCAGGCGATATGCGGATTCTCGAGCAAATCGACCAAGACGCATGGGCGGCGCAAGAATTGCCCGAACACTGCTATCTGAATCTGCGCATTGTCGACGACGGCGGACAAGAGCTTGCCGGCGGCCGCAAACTGCACGAATTGCAACAACAACTCGGCCAAGCCGCCGCCGTTACCTTCCGCGACAACACCCAAGAATTCGAGCGCGACAACGTTACTGCATGGGACATCGGCACCCTGCCCGAATCCATCAAATTCGCCCGCGGCAAACAACAGCTCACCGGTTACCTCGGCCTGCAAAAAGAAAAAGACGGCCGCATCGCCCTGCGCCTGTTTGACACCACCGAAGCCGCCGAGCAGGCACACCGTCAAGGCGTAATCGAATTGATGAAGCTGCAATTAAAAGAGCAGGTAAAAGATTTGAACAAAGGCATCCAAGGTTTCACCCAAGCCGCCATGCTGCTCAAACACATCAACGCCGACACCCTGCGCGACGACCTCACCCAAGCCGTCTGCGACCGCGCCTTTATCGGCGAAGACGAGCTGCCGCGCAACGAAAAAGCCTTCAAAGAGCAAATCAAACGCGCCCGCAGCCGCCTGCCCGCCGTCAAAGAAGCCCTCAGCCGCTACCTGCAGGAAACCGCCGCCGCCTACGCCGAACTCAACGGCAAACTCGGCAAACACCCATTGACCCACCTCATGCGCCAACGCCTGCAAACCCTGCTTGCCGCCGGCTTCGCCACCCGCACCCCGTGGGCACAATGGCCGCGCCTCCCCATCTACCTCAAAGCCATGACCCTGCGCCTTGAAAAATACAGCAGCAACCCCGCCCGCGACGCAGCCCGCGAAGCCGATATTCGAGAGCTGGAACAAATGTGGCAGGAAAAAACAGACAGCCTGATCAAACAAGGCCTCCCCATTTCAGACGGCCTTGCAGGGTTTAAATGGATGATTGAAGAATTGAGGGTATCGCTGTTCGCGCAGGAATTGAAGACACCTTATCCGGTGTCGGTGAAGAGGTTATTGAAGGTGTGGGAGAGTCTTATTATCTCTGGCTGA